In Kordia antarctica, the following proteins share a genomic window:
- a CDS encoding RagB/SusD family nutrient uptake outer membrane protein — MKTYIIKIVAFVFCLTIMQSCEDYLEEVNPNEISADTFFNNLNESDTVLTSVYGAMLNTWIVSAREESWRSDMAFPGIRSGNIRADALNIYEHVINEDNGFINQRWDALYQVIWRANQVIDGLNSMNADLQAETRWTEQMAQARFFRGLAHFYLHTLYNEGRIVIRDVIPGTQADFSKPLSTSEEVMAFFREDLEYAYQNLPATFPQKTRVTAGTAATILGTSYLYSASNNPADYQTAKTYFNDVINGPYGYALIQDVSLLFTEAGDFNSESILEINYSVDQQLEENQFDEESFNMRNGRYSGPRGAGGSSFNQQFTAAAWLIHAYNSEPLNMADARNTVIDRETGLPRARIVSLRSSAMIAVVNDQDTEYYLQPSAAIVENFSSTQRKYGYFKKYTNHDIVANENDTGDTSWKSGKNVIMNRLADVYLMYAEAVLKGDNNVSGAINLINPIRQRWGLQLLDANASLVDGTPYTEESLMNHLMYVERPLELSVEGVSTRIVDLRRWNVASNRFNDLSMQSFYVTDYDYYNDATSSTLTRNNSLVQAGISPDPSGDPQLVQEYTGAAQFYTNGYFPIPTSETLSNNSVSN; from the coding sequence ATGAAAACATACATAATAAAAATAGTAGCATTTGTTTTTTGCCTAACAATAATGCAATCATGCGAGGATTATCTTGAAGAGGTAAATCCAAATGAAATTTCGGCAGACACCTTTTTTAATAATTTAAACGAGTCAGATACGGTATTAACTTCTGTATATGGTGCCATGTTAAATACTTGGATTGTGAGTGCTAGAGAAGAATCTTGGCGATCAGATATGGCATTTCCAGGGATTAGATCAGGTAATATTAGAGCTGATGCGTTAAATATTTATGAGCACGTTATTAATGAAGATAATGGCTTTATAAATCAACGATGGGATGCTTTATATCAAGTAATATGGAGAGCAAATCAAGTTATTGATGGTTTAAATAGTATGAATGCAGATTTGCAAGCAGAAACTCGTTGGACAGAGCAAATGGCACAAGCCAGATTTTTTAGAGGCTTAGCGCACTTTTATTTACACACTTTGTATAATGAAGGACGTATAGTAATTAGAGATGTCATACCAGGAACACAAGCAGATTTTTCCAAACCACTAAGCACATCAGAAGAAGTAATGGCGTTTTTTAGAGAAGATTTAGAATATGCATACCAAAATTTACCTGCAACGTTTCCACAGAAGACCAGAGTAACAGCAGGTACCGCAGCAACTATTTTAGGAACAAGTTATTTATATTCTGCATCAAATAATCCTGCAGATTATCAAACGGCTAAAACCTATTTTAATGATGTCATTAACGGACCTTATGGCTATGCGTTAATACAAGATGTAAGTCTTCTGTTCACAGAAGCTGGAGATTTTAATTCCGAGTCTATTTTAGAAATTAACTATAGTGTAGATCAGCAATTAGAAGAAAATCAATTTGATGAAGAAAGTTTTAACATGAGAAACGGTAGATATTCTGGGCCTCGAGGTGCAGGAGGATCTAGTTTTAATCAACAATTTACAGCAGCAGCATGGTTAATTCATGCCTATAATAGCGAGCCACTAAACATGGCTGATGCAAGAAATACAGTAATAGATAGAGAAACTGGTTTGCCCAGAGCAAGAATCGTATCTCTTAGATCTTCTGCAATGATAGCAGTAGTAAATGATCAAGATACAGAGTACTACTTACAGCCTTCTGCTGCTATAGTAGAAAACTTTAGTAGCACACAAAGAAAATATGGTTATTTCAAAAAATACACGAATCACGATATTGTAGCTAACGAAAATGATACAGGAGATACAAGTTGGAAATCTGGTAAAAATGTAATCATGAATCGTTTAGCAGATGTATATTTAATGTATGCAGAAGCTGTATTAAAAGGAGATAATAATGTAAGTGGAGCAATCAATCTTATAAACCCTATTCGTCAACGTTGGGGATTACAATTACTAGATGCGAATGCAAGTTTAGTTGATGGTACTCCATATACAGAAGAATCTCTAATGAATCATTTAATGTACGTAGAACGTCCATTAGAATTATCTGTAGAAGGTGTTTCAACTAGAATTGTTGATTTAAGACGTTGGAATGTTGCTAGTAATAGATTTAACGATTTATCTATGCAATCATTTTACGTAACAGATTATGATTACTATAATGATGCTACGTCTAGTACGCTAACGAGAAATAATTCTTTAGTACAAGCAGGAATTAGTCCAGATCCAAGTGGCGATCCTCAATTAGTACAAGAATATACGGGAGCGGCACAGTTTTATACCAATGGATATTTTCCAATACCAACAAGTGAAACTCTAAGTAATAACTCGGTTTCTAATTAA